Part of the Methylomonas rapida genome is shown below.
GGCGGTGCATCCATTCGATCTGGTCGGCGTAGACGTTCGGCGTCGCCGTTTCCACCGACGACGGCAAATTCAAGATGATCTTGTTGTCCGGTGTTGCGCCCCAGGCGGCGCTGACCGCATCGCACACCTCGACGGCGAAATCCGGCTCGGTGGCGGTGAAGGTTTCCAGGCTGTATTGCAAGCGCCATTGCGTTTGCGCTTGTTCGGCGGTCAATTGTTTGACCAGCTGCACCGCATCGACGGCCATCGCCAATACCTCGGCACGGCTCATGCCCAACACCAGTTCGCGAAACGGTTGGGAGGTCGCGTTGACGATATGCACGATGGCCGAACGTGCGCCGTGCAAGGCTTCGACCGTTCGGCGCAACAACGGCTCACGGGCATGGCTGAGCACTTCGATGGTCACGTCGTCGGGTATCAACGCGCCGTCTATCAAGCAGCGCACGAAATCGAAATCGGTTTGCGAGGCCGACGGAAACGCCACTTCGATTTCCTTAAAACCGATTGCGCATAAGCTGCGGAACAGGCGCAGTTTGCGTTCGGCGTTCATCGGTTCGAACAAGGCCTGGTTGCCGTCGCGCAAATCGGTGCTCATCCAGATCGGCGCTTGTGCAATCGTGCGGTTTGGCCATTGCCGGTCGGCAAGCGCCACCGGCGGGAATGGGCGGTATTTGCGGGAAGGATCGGTCAACATGGCTGCTTACTCTCGGTCAATAGGATGCCGATAAGATAAGCCAAACCGTCCGCTAGGCGATTGCGTTTATGCCATCTAAAATACCTATCGTTGATAGAATATTGCCAATGTTTAAAGAAATGCGCTGGTAAATTGTTTTACGATGACAAGAGAGGATATTTTATGGAACTGGATCGCTACGACATGCAAATCTTGAACATCCTGCAAGCCGACGGCCGTATCAGCAACCAGGAACTGGCGGACCGCATCGGCCTGTCGCCGTCGCCTTGCTTGCGGCGGGTGAGGGCGTTGGAGGAGGGCGGCCTGATCGTTGGCTATCGGGCGCAGATGGATGCCAAAGCCTTGGGATTGACGCTAATGGCCTTGATCCACATTTCGATGGACCAACACACGCCGGAACGTTTCAGCGCCTTCGAAGCGGCGATTGCCGGGATTCCGGAAGTGATGGAATGCCTGCTGATCACCGGCCAGACTGCCGATTATCAGCTCAAGGTTATGGTCAAGGACTTGGACGCCTATCAGGAATTGCTGCTGAAACGTATCACCGGGATTGCGGGGGTCAGCGGGGTACATACCAGCTTTGTGTTACGGCGGGTGGTGGATAAGACCGCGTTTCCGGTCGGGGTAGGGGCATGATCGTTCCGAACCGATTACTGGCCGAGTTTGCTAACATGCCAACACACTGATTCAGCCCGTTACCCAGAAATGAACGCCGAAATCATCATTCAACGCGCAACTAACTACGATGTCAGAGTCTGCCTTCGCGTAGGCTCAAGGCCGCACTGTTAAAACGTTTGACTACAGTTGGTTCGCCTAATACCATCCACGTTCCAAAATCAGCGATGGTAAAAGCCTCGAAGCACCAAACACACGGATTGTAATCTTGCTGGCCGACAACTCGATGATCACCCTTTCAAGGATCAGATGAAAACCTATTTGACTTTTTTAAGCGCGATATTGCTTTTGCTCAGCGGTTGCGCTGGTTCGCCGCCGCTAAAACCGGATGCAGCGCAACGCGGCGATTACAGTTACCTCAAGGCTAATTTGACCTGGTTGATTGAACAGGAAATGTCCGAACAGGACGTTGAAGGCTTGAGTATCGCCGTGGTCGACGATCAGCAGATCGTCTGGTCGCAAGGCTTTGGTTATGCCGATCA
Proteins encoded:
- a CDS encoding Lrp/AsnC family transcriptional regulator, which encodes MELDRYDMQILNILQADGRISNQELADRIGLSPSPCLRRVRALEEGGLIVGYRAQMDAKALGLTLMALIHISMDQHTPERFSAFEAAIAGIPEVMECLLITGQTADYQLKVMVKDLDAYQELLLKRITGIAGVSGVHTSFVLRRVVDKTAFPVGVGA